The nucleotide window CCTTACTATTACTTCCAGATCATCTAGCGCATCTGATACTTCGTGATTTATCATTCTCTTGATCAAAACATGTATAGTTTCATGGGAAATCAATGCCTCTATGAATGGCTCGATATTTAGAAAGCCGCTTGCTCCACGCCTTTCATCCTCCTCTGAATTTATTATTAGCATTGTTTCGTTTTCATAGGTAAAGTAGGCAGGGGATCCGTCAATTGCACACGCAAATACAAAGTCATTTATGCACATAATATAGCAATAAGATACAAGAAGAAAAATATTGGGATTTGTGGGTTAATTCTTCCATTTTATTGAGCAACCAATCGAGGGATCAAATGGCTTTTCGATTTTTTCGCCATTCAGCAACTTTCTCACATTAATTTCCATCACAGGTACAGTTGGTCTGGCTTCTGGTTCCATAGCATCGTTTATTCTACCATGGAAGACAAGTTTTCTTTCAGAGTCGAATAGAAATGGATCGGGAGTGCATACAGCTCCATATGCTCTCGCCACATCTTGTGTTTCATCAAACAGGTAGGGGAAGTTCATCTTGCGTTCCCTTGCAAACCTGATCATGTTTTCAAAACCTTCGCCTTCATACTTTGGATCGTTACTGTTTATGCCAATCACCTGTAAATCCCCTTTGAACTTTTGCTGCAGGGCTATAATGTCATCCAGCCTAGCTTGAACGTACGGACAGTGGTTGCACATGAAAACTATCATCAGGGCTTTGGCCTTAAAGTCCTTCAGCGAATACATCTTCCCGTCTATTCCTTTGAGGTTGAAGTCTGGTGCTTTTTGCCCAACCTGCAGCGTCTGGCTTGAGAGTGTTTTTACCATGCTTGAGCTTTCTAATGTAGGATATTAAAATCTTGTTTTCATCATTTCTATCATATCAACAATGTAAATTGTATGTTTAACTTTTCTAGGAAACATAAACTAGGAAGTTAAGCCATACTATGCAGAACCAGTGAAAGATTAGCTCCGGCATGAATTTGTTGAGAGGAGGGGTACAATATAAAGAACCAGTCAGAATTCAATCAAAGTTTGAATGATACTTTTCGTATATGGTTAATTTACTAATATTATCCTTACCCGATACGGTTACTTTATCTTATATTGGTTGACGTAATTCCTAGATCGCCTTAAGCTCTAGGGCTGTATTTATTTGATATAGTTGCATCGTTCTTGCAAGATTAGAAATAGCAAACGTACGCCCGGGTATGAAGGCAACATGAGGGATAAGTCGAATATATGACATAACTCAACTATATTTCTCATGTCACAGAAAGTATTGCACTTAGGACTTACGCATTTCATCCCATTTCGCTTCCATACCTTCCGCTAAGACCGTCAAGAAACCCTCTTTCGTCTCTGTCCCAGCAAGCTCCGGTATATCGAAGCATTCCCTCATGACCTTGGTATCTCGAGGCACTCGTCGAATCTGGGAAATCTGACTACCAGTAATGGTGTAGTATCTTAAAAACTTGAACTGCGTAACTCCTACCACTATAACATACGAGTTGTCACACTTCAATGCATCGCTATGAGGTACTAGAATATCTTTTCCGCAAGTATCTAGCAATAATTGGTGCAGCTGCCATATGCATTATTCCATATAACGCGGCTGGTACACCTACTTCCTGATTTAACCCAGTTGCTGCTATAACACCTAACGTGACAGTAAACTCCTTCATACTCAAATTGAATACAGAAACTGCCATGTCTGGATAGTGCCAGCGTAATATCTTTGGTATAGTAAGCCCTATAAGAATAGTCGAACCAAAGTGAACTGATGAAGCGATTATTGCATATGATAGGACTTCCATAAGCTGTGACGAAAGAAAAGAACAAGCTAAAGCGCCAATTATTACGACCGTAGGCAAAGCAAACATTGTCGACATTGCAGGATAAAGGTGATCATGCTTCGTTATAGTTTCTGTTTTGCTAGAACGTAGGAAGGAACCAACTAGTACAGGTATTAATACAGTTAGTATCAAGGATATGAAGAAGGCAGTATAGTCTATCTGAACCCAAGTGCCAGCGAATGCAAATACAAGTGCAGGAGAGGCAAACGGGCTTGCTAGTGTAGAAATTACAAGAGTTACGATTCCCAAGGCTACATTTCCTCCAGCAAGTCTCACCCATACAGGGCTAGTTTGCTCACTAGGCATTGAAGCATGTAGGACTTGGCCTAGAGCTAGATTTGGTTCATCAAGTAAGATAAAGAAAAATAACAGTGCGAGAGCAAATCCAATTGATACGGAAAGAATGTATTGAGCTGATACAATAACCGATATCTTGGAAGGCTTTATCCCTGATCTTATATAATCTCTAAAACTGATCATCAGTCCTGCTGAAATCATCATACCTGCAAGGAAAAGAGGTATTAATGGTAGGAGGTGATGAAGAACAAGATTTGAGAACGAGACTCCTATAGTAATGGAAATAATAACTAGAAATGATGCTCTTTCTACTATCGTGCTGGAAACCTTCTCTGAAGTTACCATGGCGATATATCGATTGATATTGTTTATAAGGAAAT belongs to Nitrososphaerales archaeon and includes:
- a CDS encoding bile acid:sodium symporter — protein: MVTSEKVSSTIVERASFLVIISITIGVSFSNLVLHHLLPLIPLFLAGMMISAGLMISFRDYIRSGIKPSKISVIVSAQYILSVSIGFALALLFFFILLDEPNLALGQVLHASMPSEQTSPVWVRLAGGNVALGIVTLVISTLASPFASPALVFAFAGTWVQIDYTAFFISLILTVLIPVLVGSFLRSSKTETITKHDHLYPAMSTMFALPTVVIIGALACSFLSSQLMEVLSYAIIASSVHFGSTILIGLTIPKILRWHYPDMAVSVFNLSMKEFTVTLGVIAATGLNQEVGVPAALYGIMHMAAAPIIARYLRKRYSSTS
- a CDS encoding thioredoxin family protein, whose product is MVKTLSSQTLQVGQKAPDFNLKGIDGKMYSLKDFKAKALMIVFMCNHCPYVQARLDDIIALQQKFKGDLQVIGINSNDPKYEGEGFENMIRFARERKMNFPYLFDETQDVARAYGAVCTPDPFLFDSERKLVFHGRINDAMEPEARPTVPVMEINVRKLLNGEKIEKPFDPSIGCSIKWKN